The Salvelinus alpinus chromosome 30, SLU_Salpinus.1, whole genome shotgun sequence genomic interval gtggatttctgctgttgtaggcctttaaccatctgtctgactttgttgttcacacaggagagagaagtGACTATCgaggatcctctggggagcctcaacaacctcaagATGCTGACGAGGCAAAGAAAAGTCTCAAGAAACACCCGCGGAGACCCACAAGGAAGAAAACTCaccgctgctctgactgtgggaagagttttgtttctTCAGGACATTTaaaatcacaccagagaacacacacgggagagaaaccttatagttgtgctcaatgtgggaagagatgcaCTCAGTCAACAGACCTTAaaaaacatgagagaatacatacaggagataaaccttatagctgctctgactgtggaaagagttttgtttTTTCAGGACAGTTAAAAtcgcaccagagaacacacactggagagaaaccttatagctgtgctcaatgtgggaaAAGATTCACTCAGTCAACAGACCTTAAAAAACATGATagaatacatacaggagagaaaccttacagctgctctgactgtggacaGAGTTTTGTTTTTTCAGGACAGTTAAGAttacatcagagaacacacacaggagagaatccttatagatgtgctcaatgtgggaggagttttactcagtcaagcAGCTTGatagtacaccagagaacacacacaggagagaaacctcatagctgtgatcaatgtgcgAAGCGTTTTGTTTCATCTAGCACTCTGActacacaccagagaacacacacgggagagaaaccttatagctgtaatcaatgtgggaagagtttttctcaGCCAAACGGCCTGATAGTTCACCAGcgagtacacacaggagagaaaccgcatagctgtgatcaatgtgacaagagatactctgataaaagatctctgatcaaacattggaaaatacatacatgaaggagttgtttcatgatatcaatgaattaatgtcacaatgtagaatgtaaatgtaaatgcatcACTctaaaatgtagctgactgtcttctgcaggttatCCTCTAATCAGTGAGGtaaaatatatctcccatttccatgtgtttaaaaaaaaaagttgtgttaTTTTCAACAGCAcatacaacctgatttccccactaattgatatcagtgatttattgtgATTTATGCAGCCAACTGACAATtttattgacattgttgccctgcttttagaat includes:
- the LOC139560514 gene encoding zinc finger protein 180-like isoform X1 — translated: MSSLSYSPPAKDEAVCWTEKEALVKEEEEEVAITIQKQVEGEAVTVKEEEKDAFRVKEEEEDVTVKEEEEDAVFGVEDEVKEDEDVFGMKDEEGEITVTLEEDEEEKTGDLINTSKYRERSDYRGSSGEPQQPQDADEAKKSLKKHPRRPTRKKTHRCSDCGKSFVSSGHLKSHQRTHTGEKPYSCAQCGKRCTQSTDLKKHERIHTGDKPYSCSDCGKSFVFSGQLKSHQRTHTGEKPYSCAQCGKRFTQSTDLKKHDRIHTGEKPYSCSDCGQSFVFSGQLRLHQRTHTGENPYRCAQCGRSFTQSSSLIVHQRTHTGEKPHSCDQCAKRFVSSSTLTTHQRTHTGEKPYSCNQCGKSFSQPNGLIVHQRVHTGEKPHSCDQCDKRYSDKRSLIKHWKIHT